A window of Bacteroidota bacterium genomic DNA:
GATCAAGGGGCTGGGTAAAATACAGCACATAAGCTGACTTGAAGTGCTCATTATGATCTATTTTTTCAAATTTTATGTCCCTGAGGCCTGACAGCCATTCCTCTAAAAAAAGAGTGTCTTTGTCTTCCTGTGCAGCGACAGTTGAGGCTGTTATCCCGTTGAAAATGCATAGGATAATCAAAAATGCGCTGACGAATCTCATGCTGTTTTTCATGCTGTTTATTTTGTATTTCAATAAATTACTGTGACATTTTAAAAATAACCGATAATGAATATAAAGCACAATGGCCATTTGTCATTTAATCGGCCGTAAAATTTTTATCTCAGGATAAATCCCTTTTTCAATGGATCTTCCGGATCAAAATAAAATGTATTTGTTCCCGTAAAATGGGATGTTCCGCTCACTTCAGGGATGACTGCCGAATGAGGGCCGAACGATGTTACCTCTTTGATACATACATCCATTGTAGTTCCGAGTATGCTCTCGATGGTAATGGTTTCCCCAGGCTTCAGCCCGTCTTTTGCGAAATGTAAAGCTGCCCGCGCGCTGACACCGGAACCCGTAGCTGAACGGTCCAGCTCACCGTCGGCGAAGATACATACATTCCGGCTGTGATGCGATCTGTCAACAGGATCCCCGATAAAAATGGTCCCGTATAAAAAGCTTAAATCCTCCTCAAATGGATGTTTGATCACATATTGGTCCATGACAGCATATTTAATCCGCCTCCCATAATCGATCAGCTGATCATGGTCAGTGATTTCCATTCCTAACCGGAGATCAGCAGCTTTGACAAAAGCATAGAATGCACCTCCAAATGCTACATCAAATTTTACATCTCCAATACCGGCAACATGAACATTTTGATCTTTCAGCAGGACGAATGAGGGTACATTCCGAAATGATACTTTTCTGACTACTCTGCCTTCTCTATGACCTTTTGAATAGATTTTACCGGGAGGCGCATTGATAATCAGTTCAGGAACATCCCCTTCCTTCTGAATAAATCCTGTATCCAAAACCAGCTTGGTCAGGGCAATGATTGCATGGCCGCACATGGTGCTGTAGCCTTCATTGTGCATGAAGAAGACACCGAAATCAGCATCCGGTGTTGTTGGCTCTGTGAGAATAGCGCCATACATATCGGCATGTCCGCGTGGTTCCCACATCAGACCGGTGCGGATATGATCAAGGTGATCGCGGAAATAACGTCGTTTATCCAGGATGGTGTCGCCTTTTATCTCCGGAAGGCCTCCTGTGATGACACGCAGCGGTTCACCTCCGGTATGCATGTCGATGGTGGCAATGGCCGGCCAGTGCGAAGGAGCAGAAAGACGAAGGGATTTTGACATAAACATGTAAAATATAACGATGTAACGATGTAACGATGTAACGAAAGTAGTATTTTTTTTGAATTTTTGATGGAATAACAAGATTCGATTTGAGTCACTTCGCTACATCGCCACATTATCCCGCCTTCTCACCTGGGCCAGGATCATTCCGGCCAGCATAAGCGCACATCCCACCAGTGCCCGCGGTGTAAGCATTTCATCGATGATCAGCCAGCCGCCGAAGGCTGCAAAAACGGCTTCAGAGCTCAGGATGATGGCTGCATGCGCCGGAGGAGACTTTTTCTGCCCTACAATCTGTAGGGTATAGGCTATGCCCACTGAAAAAAACCCACCATAAAGTAAGGGAATAGCTGCATTCAGAATAGCCTCAGCATGGATCTCTTCGAAAAACAGGGCCATCACTAGGCTCAGAAGGGAAGTGATAAAGTACTGAATCACAGCCAGCTTTAACGCATCAACCCTGGGGGATACCACCCCGATGAACAACACATGGAAAGCCCAGACAAAGGCGCAGCCCAGTACGAGCAAGTCACCTCTGGAGATCTGGAATTTTTCAGTAACGCTTAGAAAATACATACCCCCTGCTGCCAGCAGAGCCCCGAGCCATACATTTACCCGCGGTCTTTGACGGACAAACAATCCTATGATCGGCACAAAAACAACATACAATCCAGTGATAAATCCGGCATTGCCTGCTGTTGTATAAACCATTCCGGTTTGCTGCAGCGAAGCACCGGCAAATACCAGCAATCCGGCAATAATTCCGCCTATAAGCAGGGTCATTTTATGGTTATGAATGTGGTCGGGATGGATATCCACCTGGCGGTTTTTCCTGATAGCAATGTACATCCACAGCACTGCCCCTCCCAAGCCAAAACGGATGCCATTGAAAAGGAACGGCCCCATAAATTCCATGCCTACCCTTTGTGCTGTAAAGGCAAAACCCCAGATCACCGCAGCAAAGAGCAGGAGTAAGTCGGATTTGAGCGTGGCTGAACGCATCGATCGGAAATCAATAATCAATATTCAATATTCGACATTCAATATTCAACTTTAAATTGTAAAATGAATATTCAATGTTGAAAATTTTAAAAGGTCTCATGTTCTGTCCTGCGGATGATCTCATCCTGGAGATCCTTGCCCAGGTCATTGAAGTAATCGCTATATCCGGCAACCCTAACGATCAGATCCTGATATTTTTCGGGATATTTCTGGGCTTCCCGCAGTGTATGCGCTGACACCACGTTGAACTGAATGTGATGTCCGTCCATCCGGAAATATCCCCTGATGAGCTGGGCCAGGCTGTCGATGCCCTTTTCATCCTGCAACACGTGAGGTGTGAACTTTTGGTTCAGCAGAGTGCCTCCGGTTTTCAGGTGATCGATTTTGGCCGCTGATTTAATGACGGCTGTAGGTCCTTTTCTATCGGCACCCTGGAATGGAGAGATGCCTTCTGATAAGGGTTGCCAGGCTTTCCTGCCATCAGGCATGGCACCGATCACACTGCCAAAATATATATGGCTTGTCGTAGGAAGCATGTTAATCCTGTAAGTACCACCGCGAGTTGTTTGGCGGCCATCCACTGCGTCATAAAACAGATCAAATACCCTTACAGCCTGCGCATCAGCATAGTCCTCATCATTGCCATATTTGGGCGTATTATAGATAAGGTCTTTCCTTAGCTCTTCAAAGCCCTTAAAATCACACTGAATGGCTTTCAGCATCTCCTCCATGTTCACCTTTTTCTGATCGAAAATATTATATTTCAATGACGTGAGTATGTCGGTCATGCTCCCCAGTCCAACACCCTGAACATAACTGGTGTTATAGCGTGCACCACCGGCATTGTAATCCTTTGCATTGCTGATACAATCATCTATTAATAATGACAGAAATGGCACAGGCATGTAATCGATAAACAGACGTTCGATGATATTATTTCCCTTGATCTTGATATCGATGAAATACCGGAGTTGTTTCTCAAAAGCCTGCATAAGTTCTGCAAGACTTTTAAAAGAGGCCGGGTCTCCGGTTTTAAGACCGATCTGTTTTTGTGTTCTCGCATCATATCCATTGTGAAGTGTCAGCTCAAGTACCTTAGTCAGGTTGAAATAACCGGTGAGGAAATATGCTTCAGTTCCAAAGGCACCGCTTTCGACGCAGCCGCTGGCGCCGCCTTTCCGGGCATCTTCGATGGATTTTCCCTGGCGCATCAGCTCTTGGACTATGGCATCGGTGTTAAAAATGGAAGGTTGCCCGAATCCGGTGCGGATGATTTTTATGGCTCGTTTTATCAGGTTGTCAGGATTCTGCTTGCTGAGCTGCACCATTGAGCTGGGTTGCAGCAAACGCATCTCTTCGATGACATCTAAAATCAGAAAACTTATCTCATTCACAGCATCTTTACCTTCCTTGTTAAGTCCGCCGATATTGATGAGGGCAAAGTCGGTGTACGTATTACTTTCAAGGGCTGTGACTCCCACTTTTGGTGGTGCAGGGTGGTTGTTAAATTTTATCCAGAATGCCTGCAGCAGTTCTCTGGCTCTTTCTTTGGTAAGACTACCTTCTAAAAGACCTTTCTTATACAAAGGATAAAGGTGCTGGTCTAAACGTCCCGGATTGAATGAATCCCAGGGATTCAGCTCTGTGATGACGCCAAGATGTACAAACCAGTAATATTGCAAAGCTTCATGAAACGTGCGCGGGGCATGCGCTGGAACATGACGGCAAACGCCAGCCATTTCTATCAATTCTTCTTTTCTTGTCGCATCCTTCTCCTGATCGGCCAGTTTTTCAAGTATATCAGCATGACGGTTGGCAAAAAGAATGATGGCATCGGCCGCAATATCCATTGCTTTGAGCTCTTCTCTTTTTTCATAAGCTGTGGGATCATTGAAGAAGTCAAGCGCTGCCGTGCTTCGCTGTATATCCTCTTTAAAGTCGAGCATCCCTCTCTTATAAATTTTGTCTCCAAGTACAGTATGTCCAGGTGCACGTTGTTCCTGGAATTCTGTGAAGACACCGGCCTTATAGGCTGAGATCCATTCTGTATCCATATTATGGAATAACCTGTCCCTGTGAGTCTTACCTGCCCAGAACGGAATGACTATATCTCTGTAGATCTGTTTTGTTTCTTCATCGACCTTGAACGCCACTTTTGATCTGAAATTCAG
This region includes:
- a CDS encoding glycyl radical protein, whose protein sequence is MNERIKKLRERSLKAINRISPERALLITEFYKSDIAQEVSIPVKRALSFKYILEHKSICINDGELVVGERGPAPKATPTYPEICLHSLEDLEILNFRSKVAFKVDEETKQIYRDIVIPFWAGKTHRDRLFHNMDTEWISAYKAGVFTEFQEQRAPGHTVLGDKIYKRGMLDFKEDIQRSTAALDFFNDPTAYEKREELKAMDIAADAIILFANRHADILEKLADQEKDATRKEELIEMAGVCRHVPAHAPRTFHEALQYYWFVHLGVITELNPWDSFNPGRLDQHLYPLYKKGLLEGSLTKERARELLQAFWIKFNNHPAPPKVGVTALESNTYTDFALINIGGLNKEGKDAVNEISFLILDVIEEMRLLQPSSMVQLSKQNPDNLIKRAIKIIRTGFGQPSIFNTDAIVQELMRQGKSIEDARKGGASGCVESGAFGTEAYFLTGYFNLTKVLELTLHNGYDARTQKQIGLKTGDPASFKSLAELMQAFEKQLRYFIDIKIKGNNIIERLFIDYMPVPFLSLLIDDCISNAKDYNAGGARYNTSYVQGVGLGSMTDILTSLKYNIFDQKKVNMEEMLKAIQCDFKGFEELRKDLIYNTPKYGNDEDYADAQAVRVFDLFYDAVDGRQTTRGGTYRINMLPTTSHIYFGSVIGAMPDGRKAWQPLSEGISPFQGADRKGPTAVIKSAAKIDHLKTGGTLLNQKFTPHVLQDEKGIDSLAQLIRGYFRMDGHHIQFNVVSAHTLREAQKYPEKYQDLIVRVAGYSDYFNDLGKDLQDEIIRRTEHETF
- a CDS encoding proline racemase family protein, which translates into the protein MSKSLRLSAPSHWPAIATIDMHTGGEPLRVITGGLPEIKGDTILDKRRYFRDHLDHIRTGLMWEPRGHADMYGAILTEPTTPDADFGVFFMHNEGYSTMCGHAIIALTKLVLDTGFIQKEGDVPELIINAPPGKIYSKGHREGRVVRKVSFRNVPSFVLLKDQNVHVAGIGDVKFDVAFGGAFYAFVKAADLRLGMEITDHDQLIDYGRRIKYAVMDQYVIKHPFEEDLSFLYGTIFIGDPVDRSHHSRNVCIFADGELDRSATGSGVSARAALHFAKDGLKPGETITIESILGTTMDVCIKEVTSFGPHSAVIPEVSGTSHFTGTNTFYFDPEDPLKKGFILR
- a CDS encoding DMT family transporter — encoded protein: MRSATLKSDLLLLFAAVIWGFAFTAQRVGMEFMGPFLFNGIRFGLGGAVLWMYIAIRKNRQVDIHPDHIHNHKMTLLIGGIIAGLLVFAGASLQQTGMVYTTAGNAGFITGLYVVFVPIIGLFVRQRPRVNVWLGALLAAGGMYFLSVTEKFQISRGDLLVLGCAFVWAFHVLFIGVVSPRVDALKLAVIQYFITSLLSLVMALFFEEIHAEAILNAAIPLLYGGFFSVGIAYTLQIVGQKKSPPAHAAIILSSEAVFAAFGGWLIIDEMLTPRALVGCALMLAGMILAQVRRRDNVAM